A single window of Corythoichthys intestinalis isolate RoL2023-P3 chromosome 21, ASM3026506v1, whole genome shotgun sequence DNA harbors:
- the psmc5 gene encoding 26S proteasome regulatory subunit 8: MAEIRLLSDGCKLSKMEGDSTDNMEMGESKGGSGLRQYYLSKIEELQLTVNEKSQNLRRLQAQRNELNAKVRLLREELQLLQEQGSYVGEVVRVMDKKKVLVKVHPEGKFVVDVDKNIDINDVTPNCRVALRNDSYTLHKILPNKVDPLVSLMMVEKVPDSTYEMIGGLDKQIKEIKEVIELPVKHPELFEALGIAQPKGVLLYGPPGTGKTLLARAVAHHTDCTFIRVSGSELVQKFIGEGARMVRELFVMAREHAPSIIFMDEIDSIGSSRLEGGSGGDSEVQRTMLELLNQLDGFEATKNIKVIMATNRIDILDSALLRPGRIDRKIEFPPPNEEARLDILKIHSRKMNLTRGINLRKIAELMPGASGAEVKGVCTEAGMYALRERRVHVTQEDFEMAVAKVMQKDSEKNMSIKKLWK, encoded by the exons ATGGCGGAAATACGCCTCCTGTCCGACGGATGCAAATTATCCAAAATGGAGGGCGACAGTACCGACAAT ATGGAGATGGGTGAGAGTAAAGGGGGCTCAGGTCTGCGCCAGTACTACTTGTCAAAAATTGAAGAGTTACAG ttGACCGTGAATGAGAAAAGCCAGAATCTCCGACGACTGCAAGCGCAAAGGAATGAGCTCAACGCTAAAG TGCGTCTCCTCCGTGAGGAGCTACAGCTGCTTCAGGAGCAAGGCTCGTACGTAGGAGAAGTGGTACGGGTCATGGACAAAAAGAAAGTTCTAGTCAAG GTTCACCCAGAAGGAAAATTTGTGGTGGACGTGGATAAAAACATTGACATTAATGAT GTGACTCCTAATTGCCGTGTGGCCCTCCGCAATGACAGCTACACTCTGCACAAGATCCTCCCCAACAAGGTTGACCCTCTGGTGTCCCTGATGATGGTGGAGAAGGTCCCCGACTCCACCTACGAGATGATCGGCGGCCTGGACAAGCAGATCAAGGAGATCAAGGAAGTCATCGAGCTGCCTGTCAAGCACCCGGAACTCTTCGAAGCCCTTGGCATCGCTCAGCCAAAG ggCGTTTTACTGTACGGGCCTCCCGGTACGGGAAAGACACTGCTGGCTCGAGCCGTAGCCCACCACACCGACTGCACCTTCATCCGGGTGTCCGGTTCCGAGCTGGTCCAGAAGTTCATCGGAGAAG GGGCGCGAATGGTGCGCGAGCTGTTCGTGATGGCGCGCGAGCACGCGCCCTCCATCATTTTCATGGACGAGATCGACTCCATCGGCTCGTCGCGCCTGGAGGGTGGCTCGGGCGGTGACAGCGAGGTGCAGAGGACCATGTTGGAGCTCCTCAACCAGCTGGACGGATTCGAGGCCACTAAGAACATCAAG GTCATCATGGCCACCAACCGTATCGACATCCTGGACTCGGCGCTGCTCCGGCCGGGCAGGATCGACCGCAAGATCGAGTTTCCTCCTCCCAATGAAGAG GCTCGTCTGGACATTCTGAAGATCCACTCCCGCAAGATGAACCTGACGCGCggcatcaacttgaggaagatcgCCGAACTCATGCCGGGCGCGTCGGGCGCCGAGGTTAAG GGCGTGTGCACGGAGGCGGGCATGTACGCCCTGAGGGAGCGGAGAGTTCACGTCACCCAGGAGGACTTTGAAATGGCCGTTGCCAAG GTGATGCAAAAAGACAGCGAGAAGAACATGTCCATCAAGAAGCTGTGGAAGTAA